In Acidisarcina polymorpha, the DNA window GCCTTTTGGCGATTCACCAGAGTTGGACAACACGTACGACACGTAGAATTGGGTTCAGTGACACGGGTTGTAGTTGGCCGGGGGCAGCGTCGACCCTTCAAGGGTGACCGCAATCCATGCCACATTTTGCAGGTCTACTGCAACTTCTGGCGCAATGCCTAGGAGTGCCGCAGCCTGTTCAGCGCCGCCCAAAGTCCGTACGTCGGTGTCGGAAATTCGCTGAAACAGCACGAGCGCGTTCAGATAGGCTCCATAGATGCTGGGGTGGTGAAAGCCCGCATCGGTCGGCGTGTTGCGCGTGGATGGTGAACTCCCGCTCTGATAGTTGAAGGTGAGCGAGACTCCTGAAGCATTGCCGCCATAGGGATCAGGATTAGCGACACCGAGCGACCAAGCTAACGACCACGCGTCGCCTGTTGGCGCTATCCCTGCGATTCTCTGATTCTGTGATGCAGCGCTGACGTAGGCGTCGTGGTACGCGGAGGTTAGGGTTCCCAGGGAAAGAAGATAAGCAGAGTCGGAAAACGGCGCCGCTGCAGTGCTCAGACGATAAGCGGTATCGGCAGGGGCTCCGGTTTCATACAAAAAGATCCTTGCATTGGGTGCGGTCGTGTGCACGGCTGCTTCTATGGCGTTGACTGCTGTGCAGAATGATGCAGGATTGCTTTTACTGTCTAGCGAAATGCTCGACGGGATCGGTTGGAATGTAGCCTCCTGTAATACTACGGTGTCCCAATTGGGTCGCGTGATGACGTCGCTCGCTGCTGAGTAGTTCTGCGCGAGTGATGTTGCCGATATCGCCTCGATATGAACATCGTAGGGTAGCCCTGTCTCGTTTGCGAACTCGGCAAAGATCCCAGGAATGCCGCCCCATGGGCCCGTCTCTCCAGCGCCCGTCTCTTGTCGAGCGGCGATTGTCGTGTTGAAGTTCTCATCCACAACTTCCGCGGAGGCGACGGTCGAACCAATGCCGCCCGTTCCGGGTGTGTTGTTGTACGTGCGTACCGGCAGGTAACGGCCGTGAGTAAAACTGTCGCCCACAAAGAGGACATGCCGAAGAGCGGGCGGCCTCGTCGTTTGATTTGGAGGAGTTGTGGTGGACGTCGAGCAGCCGATTAGACCAGACAGCAAAGCTGCAGAAGAGATGTATCGCGTAATGTTCACTACCTTCATCATCGTGTCCTTCAACCCAGATCATGGGCCGTATTGCGATCGTTCACCAAGGCAAAGATGCTCCGGCTCACCGAAACTCGCGGCGTGCGAGCATAACCTGCCTCTTTCCGCGCATCGAGGAACGCGCGGATCTGACCTGCCTGCTGCACGTGAAACGGCCCTCCCGCGTTTTATCGAACTTCTGTGTCGAGCTTTGCAAGTTCATTCCGAGTTGTGCGGCCCATGATTCTGGCATTCTGATTTGGCCCACTCTGGCGGTTTAAGTTGGCCCACCCTTTGGGCAGAGCGGACCCTACCCGGACCGTGCGGCCTGGTTCAAACAGCGCCGCGGCAAGCGGCAGAGCGTCAAGTATGGTCTTGTATTGCCGATTCAGATGGCTCGATTGCGCAGTTCGTTCCCGCACTTGACCCACAAGCCGACCTCGCGATTCCGCCAACGACAGCTCGACTCGCCGACGCATGCGGCTGAATTGGCGGATTAGAAGCGCTAAAACAAAGAAGAGTAAATAGACGGGGAAATCATAGCTCGAAAAATGCAGCCAGCCGTTCGGCGAATGCAGAAATGTGGTAAACCCCAGGGTCCCTAAGGCAAGCCCTAGATTGCCTGGACCCGATACGTGACCGCAATGAGGTGGGAGTCCAAAGCGATTGAGAAAATCCTCCAAATCCCTAACATGCCACTGTGCCACGAAAGAAAATCCATTGTCGCGCAGAAGTCACGTGCGTATGCTGCATCGACTATCATCACGTCAGGAGTCGATCAGGTTGTACCAAGCCAAGCCGGCTCGAACTGCGAACCAGCGGATAGGTTCGTTTGGAATGTAGTCCAGATTCGCATTAACGAACGGATATTCCTTCCATCGGTCGCCACGTCCGGCATCGAGATCAGCGATGATTCTTCCAAATACCGAAGCGAGATTCACCCCATGGCCGCTGTAGCCAAGCCCATGAAAGATATTTCGATATTTGCCGGAACATCCTACGGAAGGAGACTCATTCAGAGACCAATCGACGACACCATCCCAAGTTGCTTCGAATCCGATACCGGAGAGCTTGGGATAGATACGAACCAGTTCACGCTGAAGTCGCGCCGAGTGGGAGCCAACAGCAGCAGGATCCAAATGCCCATTGTTGAAAGAATATCCGGGGCTTCCGCCGCCGATATGAATGCGATTGTCTTGCGTTACCCCGAGGTAGAACACCTCCGTCCTGCTGTCGTTGAACGGAACGCGCAGTCTCCATCCAATATCAATCAATTCCTGATCCGTGAAGCGCCTCGTCATGGCCACGTATTCACGGATTGGCGCAACGGCATTTCGAAAGAAACCCAACCTTGAAGTGAAGGCGTTGGTCGCGAGCACCAGCGCCTTTGCTCTAACTGTGTGTCCGGCAGTTGTATAAATCAGATGTTCTGACCCCTCTTCAATCTTTCCCACCATCGTGTTCTCAAAGATCTTTGCGCCGGCCGACTCCGCTGCAACCTTAAAGACATGGACTAACTTCATAGGATTGACTTGACCACCGCCTGGATCGAAAAATCCACCTTCATAAACATCAGTACCAAGGGCATCGACGATCTTCTGTTTGTCCCACAATTCAACTGGCATTCCCAGTGATTGTGCTCGTTGCACGTAGTCTTTGGCTTCTCTCACATCTTGAGAACTGAGGAGGACCTGGAGTGCTCCCTTCGTTTCCAGCTCGCAATCTATCCCTGTCTCCACACTAAGTTTTGACAGTGTCTGTAGATTCTGAGCGGTCAGATCGTATATCTTCTTGTCCATCGCCGGATCTGAACTAAAATTGAGGTAGCGATCCTCGGTCATTGTGAGCACCATCGCACCGTTACGCCCCGAGGCTCCATTGCCGCACCCTCTGCCTTCCAGAACGACAACCTCCTTGTGGGGTGAAACACTACGGATAAAATAGGCTGTGGAAAGCCCTGTAAGGCCGCCTCCGATGACTGCCACATCCACCGTGAGGTTTACAGAGAGGGGAGGATTTTGCGGCGGCTGGCTTCCCATCCAGTAGCTATGATTAAGCTCGAGTTCAGTCGGTTCCCTCCAGATCACCGGTGAGACCTCATTGAGGCCTGCAGCACCCATCAGGGCAGCGCCGCCAGCCGTAACGGCCCTCTTGAGGAATCGCCGTCGGCTTGAGAGCCCCTGCCTCGGCTCGTGTGGAACCTGAGAGAACACCTGTAGTCAACTCCTTTTTCGACACCATAAACTATATCGTCGAACGCTGGTGGCACTGCAAGTCCACTTCACACATGGAGATACTCATCATGCGATGCCTTGTTTCTGTGAACAGCAAAGAGTTCCCATCGCTTTGGCACCACAACTTCTAGCAACTAACTGTCGAGACTACTCACTAACATGGAATCATCAGAGAGACGCGCACATTGGTCCACAACTGCTAGACTTGTATCCACTACATCTGTAAAAGTACGGGACTTCCGTTGGCGCCGCGCTTTAAGATAAATAGCGCCCTTCAGAAGGCATCTGAATCCACCCAGATGGGGTCTGCTGCTGGTGCCCGAGGTTCAACATTTGGTGGGAGTAACCGACGATTAGACACGAAGAGACCTGATTCGACAAGGGTATCCGCTCTGTAGGGGCGACAATGATCGCAGAGTCCGCGATGCCAGTTCTGAAATTACACGATCTTTCGTTTAGTGCGACAGGCAGAACGGCCCAGGGAGAGCCGCAATCTAGCTCAAAGCTGAGCCACGGCTTCTACATTCTGCACGAACATCGCTACGGACAACAACATCTATACCTTGCTCTTGCAGCCAGCTACTAGGGTGCTTCTTTAGAGGAAGGATAACGGATATCGCCGGGTTATGTGGTGTTCTTGTCCCATTATTCTTTGTCTTACTTCTCGGCTACCTCGCCGGTAAGGCCCACTCCTTCAGTGGAGATCAGGTGTCCGGGCTTAGCAAGTTGGCGCCCGGCTTTGCTCTTCCTGCGTCGCTCTTCACTCCTGACACCCTGTTGCTGAGATTGGGGCCACAACTCCAAGGCCTCGACAGGCAAGTAGGCTTGCGTTGTTTCGCCTAGTTGCTGGAAGTCACGACGGTCAATTCCAAGCTGCCTGCTTTGCCTGCGTACTCCATTGCGGGTTCCAGGTCGGGCAACGAGAAGACTTTTGGTTGGATCGGCTTCAGGTCTAGTTGGCCGGATCGAACCAACGACAGAAGGGGCAGGTACGCCCCTTGGGGGTGCATGAAGTTTCCGATGATCTCCCAGTTGTTAAACATCATCCGGAGATAGTTGATCGGAATAGGAACGGCGCTGCTGCCCATGAGGACGATGCGCCCCCAGCGATAAAGTGAACCAAGGGCCGCTAGCGTTGAATTAGGGTCCTTGGCGTTTCCTACTTGATCGAAAGCTAAATGGGCGCCGCCGTTGGCAGCGCTTCGCAAAGCCTCGGTGTCCTTCGTCACATCGCCAGTGAGGACAACGGGAATCACTCGTTCACCTCCAGCCTTGGCTAGCTTATCGAGCGTTTCCTTGCTGCGGCCAGCCGCGACCACGCGACTCGCCCCCATTGCAAGGGCGACGAGAGTTGCCGCGCTCCCGTAAGCACCACTGGCACCGTTCACCACCCGTCTCTCCCGCTTGGAGTCTTCCCCGTGTCAATCCTCCGAACGGAACGATGCAGCGGGTGATGGCAGTCAGTTGCGGGAAGTCATAGTGGTCGAGCCCCTCGATTGGCGTGACGACCTGAGCGGGCAAGAGAACGTACTCCGCAAGAGTCCCGTCCTTCCAAGAGCCTTGGAGGGCATCTCCGATACCTCCCGGAGAAGTTACTCCGATCAAAATTTGCCCTGGCTCGGGTACATTCTCCCGTGCGACAAGGTGACTCGACGTCACTACTTTCTGGCCCTTCTTGAGGTGCCAGACATCCGCACCGACACCCTCGACCGTTCCGATCGCGTTACCACCCGGGGTGAAATCTTCAGGCGCGCGGTAGGCCGGCAGCTTGCCCTCCACGTATGGCTTCAGATAGGACATGAGAGCTTGCGACTGAACACGAACCAGCACACTTCCAGGACGAACTTCCGGAATAGGAACGTCAACGAAACTGAGTTTGCCGCCCAAGCGGTCAATCTTCCACGACTTCATCATGCGTTCTCCTTTTTCTTGGCAGGTTCGAAATATTCGACAACCAGCCCGTCCGGGTGGCGGGCCGTCAGGTTTCTTCCGCCAGTGACGGTCTGCGGTTCGTGAAGAATCTCCGCCCCCTTCGTTTTGAGCCAACTAAAGCTTTCATCGAGCGAATCGACGTAGTAGACAGCGTTCACAAGGCGTAGCTCGTCGAGAATCTCTTGATCGGCAGCAAGGATAAGGACGCCCCCTACCTTTGCCGCCTCTACGTTCGTCTCGGCGATGTGCACTCGTCGTTCGCATTGAACTCCTAGAAGGACTTCATAAAACTGAATCGCTGTCTCCCACTGGTTTCGCTCGGTGTAGATACGTATCGCTTGCTGCAGAACCCGCATTACATGCTCCTATGCTGATGACCGGTCTAGAGTGGCTGCGTCTCATTGAGACCACTTCGTTGATAATGGTGCCCAGCAACGAGGCACCGTTCAGAACGCTTCACTAGACCAGCGAGAAACCGCCGTCGACAGTGAGGTTCTCTGCGTTCACAAAACTGCTATCGTCGGATGCCAAGAACAGCACGGCTTTGGCGATCTCCTCGGGCTGTCCTGTACGTCCTGCCGGCGTATTCGCGGAGGATTGCGCGGCATACTCTTTGATCTGATCGTCGTTCATGCCCAGTCCGTTGTAACCAGGGGTGATCACGACACCCGGGCTGATCGCGTTGACCCGTATCTTTCGGGGCTTGAGATCGTTAGCCCATCCTCGAGCAAAATTCCGCACAGCGGCCTTCGATGCGGAATACATGCTGAAGGCTTCCATGCCTTTGCTCTCGGTAATGGATGAGTTGAGGATGATCGAACCGCCGTCGTTCATGGTCGGCAACAACTTTTGAACTGTGAAGACGACTCCCTTCACGTTTGTGTCGAAGATCTGGTAGTAGTGCTCTTCTGTTACATCTGCAATGGGAAGCACTGTTCCTGCACCCGCATTCGCAAAGAGAATGTCCAGCTTTACCTTCTGTGCCGTCAGTTCAGCAGCGAGGCGGGTGAGGTCGGCAACCTTAGATACGTCCCCTTGGATTCCAACACCAAGTGGGCCGATCTCATTCAGAGCACTGGTGAGAGCTTCTTGCCGGCGTCCCGTAATAAAGACCTTCGCACCCTCCTGCGCCATCAGCTTGGCCGTTGCGAGTCCGATTCCGCTATTGCCGCCTGTAATCAAAGCCGTTTTACCACTGAGTCGTCTCATGTTCATTCCTTTCGATCGTCCGAAGTCCTAACCGTGCCTCTCTATGGATGGACGGCGCTTCCCGGTAGCGTGTCCAAACTTCCGCTTTTCAGCAGCCCGCTTCCAACAGGCGGTCGATAGTTTTGGGAAAGGATGTGGCGGCGATCAAGCAAGGAAGGAGCCACCGAAGCGTAGTCAGACCGCTGGCGCTGACGCCGGTATTCGGTAGGGGTGGTGCGCATGAGCCGCCTGAAGATCCTGGCGAAGTGTTGCTGCGTTTGAAATCCGCATTCGGCAGCGATATCGATAATGGGAGACTCTGATTCTTCGAGGAGAGTCTTCGCCTTGCAGATTCGGAGCCGCAACAAGTACTGGTGAGGTGACGTACCGGTCGAACATTTGAATCTCTGCGAGAAGTACGCGGCACTCAAGCCTGCCTCGCGGGCTAATTCGGACAGTGTGAGGTTGCGGCTCAGGCGATCGCCGATGAAGGCGAGTACACGGCGAAATTGCGATGGAGAGAGGCCGTCTTCTGCTAGCTGAGCAGGAGGAACGCAAGCTGGAGCGACCGTTGCTTCTTCACTGGTCTCGTCGGTAATGAATGATTCGGCGCCGGGGTCGAGAAGGCGAATGCGTACACGTTTTCCATCCTGCTCGACCCAAGCCGGTCCTGGAAGCAAAGCGTTCGCGCCGGCGCGATGCACCATCGCAAGCCGCGACGGTCTGCGCGAGGCGTCGTGTATCAGGAAGAGCTTTCTCTTCTGGGCCGGCACAATGGAATTGGCGACCTGGTGATGTCTGCATTCGGCCATGCCTACCTCACTTCTGAGCTCACCGTTCCCCGTGGGAATCAATGGCTCTTATGTGAAGGTAGGCTTCACGCGGTTTGTCTAAAACCACACAAACTTGAGGTTTTGCCTATAGATTTCTATAGGTTTGACCAGGTCAGTCTCACTCTGCGCGGATGAGTCGAGCGAAACGGACCCAGATCGAAGGTCGTGCATTCTCCAAGAGACTCGAACGGGGCACGCGAAGCAGCACTTCAGTGCCATTTCCAGGTGAAGCCGTGAATGCCAGATCAGCATTCAGGAAACGCGTTCGTTCTCGCATTCCAGCTAAACCATAGTGTCCGAGACGCCCCTCTCTGACGAACTCTGAGTTCATGCCGGTGCCATCATCCTTCACTTGGACACTTGGAGTCCAAATGCTTCCCCATATGTCAGAACGACGTCGAGGCGTGTCCCCTCGGAATGTAAGCAAGCGTTGGTAATGGCCTCGTCCCTACATCTTCGGACACGCGAGGTGCGTAGACTGCGCCATCTCATAGGGCACTCATGGGTTCTTGTCTCGCAAAGGACTTTGTCGAGCATCTTCAGTAAGCCAAGCACAGCGAGGAGTTGATCATGCCGGATAGACTATAGTGCCGCAGGCGGAACGAAGGGTTCCTACCATGACCTCGCCAAGTGGATACGCGGAGACGGGACAATACCTAGCAGCATGAGCGGATTTTCGAATTGGCAACATATGTTGAGACTGCCAATCGTGACTCTCACAGGGGATCCCGCGAGGGCGCGGACCGACTTTTTTGCGACGCACCGCGGCAAGAAGGAGAACGATTTTAACGTTCACTACAACGCCTCCGGCGCCTTCCACGACCAACTCATTCGCACTTCAGAAGGCTGGCGCATCCAGGTCCGCCGCCTTCAAATCTACTTCGGCGATCCTTTGCAGATTGCAAAGATTGGCTAGTGTCACAATTTGGTGCTCCGGCTCCTCAACAAGAGGGGCCGAAGTACTCCCTGATGGCTGCGAGTGCCTTGAATACTCGGAAGGTTCGTCCTATGAGGGCGGAGAGCGGCATCCTGCCGACCGCACAGAGCGAATGCTGAATCCCGGGATTCTTGCAGACCTATGGACACGGGACAGCCGCATTGAGCACGCGGTCTGCTTCGTGCGGCGTTCAAATGAACGGTAGCAGCAGATGATCTGAAGGCAGACAGATTTGTGTTGGCTGGCTTACAGGACCATAGGATCTGCGAATGTGTGAGATCGTCGTCATCGCCGTGGCAGTGGCTAATATGCTGCCAGGTGAAGCACAAGATCGCTGGCTCGGTATAGGGCCTGCCCGAAAGAAGTATGGGAACTCGCGGAAGCCGATGCCTGCCCTCGCAGATCTTATCGATACGGTTTTGACGGGGTCATTTACAGAAGGAACGGTGCGTAACAAGGTATGGGAAAACTTGAAGGAAAAGTGGCAGTCATCACTGCAGCGACTTCCGGTATGGCACTCGCTACGGCGAAGCTCTTCGTCGAGGAGGGAGCTTACGTCTTCGTGACAGGTCGGCGGCAGGCGAAGCTAGATGAGGCCGTACAGGAAATTGGAAAGAACGTCACGGGCGTACAAGGTGATGCCGCCAATCTGAGCGACCTTGATCGGCTCTACACGACTGTAGCGCGAGA includes these proteins:
- a CDS encoding NAD(P)/FAD-dependent oxidoreductase is translated as MGAAGLNEVSPVIWREPTELELNHSYWMGSQPPQNPPLSVNLTVDVAVIGGGLTGLSTAYFIRSVSPHKEVVVLEGRGCGNGASGRNGAMVLTMTEDRYLNFSSDPAMDKKIYDLTAQNLQTLSKLSVETGIDCELETKGALQVLLSSQDVREAKDYVQRAQSLGMPVELWDKQKIVDALGTDVYEGGFFDPGGGQVNPMKLVHVFKVAAESAGAKIFENTMVGKIEEGSEHLIYTTAGHTVRAKALVLATNAFTSRLGFFRNAVAPIREYVAMTRRFTDQELIDIGWRLRVPFNDSRTEVFYLGVTQDNRIHIGGGSPGYSFNNGHLDPAAVGSHSARLQRELVRIYPKLSGIGFEATWDGVVDWSLNESPSVGCSGKYRNIFHGLGYSGHGVNLASVFGRIIADLDAGRGDRWKEYPFVNANLDYIPNEPIRWFAVRAGLAWYNLIDS
- a CDS encoding AEC family transporter; this encodes MAGLCGVLVPLFFVLLLGYLAGKAHSFSGDQVSGLSKLAPGFALPASLFTPDTLLLRLGPQLQGLDRQVGLRCFA
- a CDS encoding zinc-binding dehydrogenase — encoded protein: MGASRVVAAGRSKETLDKLAKAGGERVIPVVLTGDVTKDTEALRSAANGGAHLAFDQVGNAKDPNSTLAALGSLYRWGRIVLMGSSAVPIPINYLRMMFNNWEIIGNFMHPQGAYLPLLSLVRSGQLDLKPIQPKVFSLPDLEPAMEYAGKAGSLELTVVTSSN
- a CDS encoding alcohol dehydrogenase catalytic domain-containing protein; the encoded protein is MMKSWKIDRLGGKLSFVDVPIPEVRPGSVLVRVQSQALMSYLKPYVEGKLPAYRAPEDFTPGGNAIGTVEGVGADVWHLKKGQKVVTSSHLVARENVPEPGQILIGVTSPGGIGDALQGSWKDGTLAEYVLLPAQVVTPIEGLDHYDFPQLTAITRCIVPFGGLTRGRLQAGETGGERCQWCLRERGNSRRPCNGGESRGRGWPQQGNAR
- a CDS encoding VOC family protein, with the translated sequence MRVLQQAIRIYTERNQWETAIQFYEVLLGVQCERRVHIAETNVEAAKVGGVLILAADQEILDELRLVNAVYYVDSLDESFSWLKTKGAEILHEPQTVTGGRNLTARHPDGLVVEYFEPAKKKENA
- a CDS encoding SDR family oxidoreductase — protein: MRRLSGKTALITGGNSGIGLATAKLMAQEGAKVFITGRRQEALTSALNEIGPLGVGIQGDVSKVADLTRLAAELTAQKVKLDILFANAGAGTVLPIADVTEEHYYQIFDTNVKGVVFTVQKLLPTMNDGGSIILNSSITESKGMEAFSMYSASKAAVRNFARGWANDLKPRKIRVNAISPGVVITPGYNGLGMNDDQIKEYAAQSSANTPAGRTGQPEEIAKAVLFLASDDSSFVNAENLTVDGGFSLV
- a CDS encoding helix-turn-helix domain-containing protein, yielding MAECRHHQVANSIVPAQKRKLFLIHDASRRPSRLAMVHRAGANALLPGPAWVEQDGKRVRIRLLDPGAESFITDETSEEATVAPACVPPAQLAEDGLSPSQFRRVLAFIGDRLSRNLTLSELAREAGLSAAYFSQRFKCSTGTSPHQYLLRLRICKAKTLLEESESPIIDIAAECGFQTQQHFARIFRRLMRTTPTEYRRQRQRSDYASVAPSLLDRRHILSQNYRPPVGSGLLKSGSLDTLPGSAVHP
- a CDS encoding nuclear transport factor 2 family protein — protein: MDYSAAGGTKGSYHDLAKWIRGDGTIPSSMSGFSNWQHMLRLPIVTLTGDPARARTDFFATHRGKKENDFNVHYNASGAFHDQLIRTSEGWRIQVRRLQIYFGDPLQIAKIG